Proteins from a single region of Methanotorris igneus Kol 5:
- a CDS encoding sulfurtransferase TusA family protein produces METLDARGLQCPMPIVELAKKMKELKEGEVLELIADDMGAKEDVPAWCKRTGNELIEMSEEGGVLRFKIRKK; encoded by the coding sequence ATGGAAACACTTGATGCAAGGGGACTGCAGTGTCCAATGCCAATTGTGGAGTTAGCTAAAAAAATGAAGGAATTAAAAGAGGGGGAGGTTTTAGAACTTATTGCTGATGATATGGGGGCAAAGGAAGACGTTCCTGCATGGTGTAAAAGGACTGGAAATGAATTAATTGAAATGTCCGAAGAGGGAGGGGTTTTGAGGTTTAAAATTAGGAAAAAATAA
- a CDS encoding 4Fe-4S dicluster domain-containing protein — protein MKVTINYDLCKGPECAECVNACPMEVFEIQGDKVVVAREEDCSGCGVCMDVCPTNAVKVED, from the coding sequence GTGAAAGTAACAATAAACTACGACTTATGTAAGGGTCCAGAATGTGCAGAGTGTGTAAATGCTTGCCCAATGGAAGTTTTTGAGATTCAAGGAGATAAAGTTGTTGTTGCAAGAGAAGAGGACTGCTCCGGATGTGGAGTTTGTATGGATGTATGTCCAACAAATGCTGTTAAAGTTGAAGATTAA
- a CDS encoding cupin domain-containing protein has translation MIEKVYEFKKDATTKVVEKIVNTEHVQINHIVLPKGEQMPKHYSNSYVHLIIVKGEMTLTLEDQEPHNYKEGTIVYVPFNVKMLIQNLNSDVLEFFVIKAPHPKKLNAPEEAIKCE, from the coding sequence ATGATAGAAAAAGTTTATGAGTTTAAGAAGGATGCTACAACAAAGGTTGTTGAAAAAATTGTCAATACCGAGCATGTTCAAATCAACCATATCGTTCTTCCAAAGGGAGAGCAAATGCCTAAGCATTATTCAAACTCTTATGTGCATTTAATAATCGTTAAGGGGGAAATGACCCTAACTTTGGAAGACCAAGAACCACACAACTATAAAGAAGGGACTATTGTGTATGTTCCATTTAATGTAAAGATGCTCATCCAAAACTTAAACTCTGATGTGTTGGAGTTCTTTGTTATAAAAGCCCCTCACCCAAAGAAATTAAACGCTCCAGAGGAAGCAATAAAGTGTGAATAA
- the hcp gene encoding hydroxylamine reductase — protein sequence MGYTPRPTKMFCFQCQEAARNEGCTIAGVCGKKDIVADLQDLLVYTIKGLCYVCEKSNYLDDEVMEYIPKALFVTITNVNFDDKDVMDYIKKGVELREKIIEKTNLNKEELPHCATWNYENDDDIIELSLAKEVSVLAEDNEDIRSLKELITYGIKGIGAYLSHAMHLGYNNEEIHKFIVKAMTKLVDSKDADELFNLAMETGKYAVDTLALLDKANTETYGHPEITEVNLGVRDRPGILISGHDLKDLEQLLEQTKGTGVDVYTHCEMLPAHYYPFFKKYDHFVGNYGGSWPFQTEEFEKFNGPIIMTTNCLVPPKDSYKDRVYVTGAVGYPGLKRIPVREDGTKDFSEVIEHAKKCKPPTPLENGKIVGGFAHNQVLALADKIIEAVKSGKIRKFVVMAGCDGRHKTREYYTEFAKKLPKDTVILTCGCAKYRFIKLDLGDIDGIPRVLDAGQCNDSYSLAVVALKLKEVLGLEDINELPIAYNIAWYEQKAVAVLLALLYLGVKNIVLGPTLPAFLSPNVAKVLVEKFGISTISTVDEDIKRLVG from the coding sequence ATGGGTTACACACCAAGACCAACAAAAATGTTTTGTTTCCAATGCCAAGAGGCTGCAAGGAATGAAGGATGTACAATAGCGGGGGTTTGTGGGAAGAAGGATATTGTAGCAGACCTCCAAGATTTATTAGTTTATACTATAAAAGGTTTATGCTACGTATGTGAGAAAAGTAACTACTTAGATGATGAGGTTATGGAATACATACCAAAGGCATTATTCGTAACAATAACAAATGTCAATTTTGATGATAAAGATGTAATGGATTACATAAAGAAAGGAGTTGAATTGAGAGAAAAAATCATTGAAAAAACAAACTTAAACAAAGAAGAACTCCCTCACTGTGCTACCTGGAATTATGAAAATGATGATGACATCATAGAATTATCATTGGCAAAAGAAGTTAGTGTATTAGCAGAGGATAATGAGGATATAAGGTCTTTAAAAGAACTCATAACTTATGGAATTAAGGGAATTGGGGCATATTTAAGCCATGCAATGCATCTCGGCTATAACAATGAGGAAATCCACAAATTTATAGTTAAAGCAATGACAAAACTTGTTGATAGTAAAGATGCTGATGAGTTATTCAATTTAGCAATGGAAACAGGTAAGTATGCAGTAGATACATTGGCATTATTAGACAAAGCAAACACTGAAACCTACGGACACCCAGAAATAACAGAAGTTAACTTAGGAGTTAGAGACAGACCAGGAATATTAATTAGTGGTCACGACTTGAAAGACTTAGAGCAGTTATTAGAGCAAACTAAGGGAACTGGAGTAGATGTCTATACACACTGTGAGATGTTACCAGCACACTACTATCCATTCTTTAAGAAATACGATCACTTCGTAGGAAACTACGGAGGTTCATGGCCATTCCAAACAGAAGAATTCGAGAAGTTTAACGGCCCAATAATCATGACAACAAACTGTTTAGTTCCACCAAAAGACTCATACAAAGATAGAGTTTATGTCACTGGGGCTGTTGGATATCCAGGATTGAAGAGAATTCCTGTCAGAGAAGATGGAACAAAAGACTTCTCAGAAGTTATTGAACATGCTAAGAAATGTAAGCCACCAACACCACTCGAAAATGGTAAGATTGTTGGAGGATTTGCACACAACCAAGTTTTAGCATTGGCAGATAAGATAATTGAAGCAGTCAAGAGTGGAAAGATAAGAAAATTCGTTGTAATGGCTGGATGTGATGGAAGACACAAGACAAGAGAATACTACACCGAATTTGCTAAAAAATTACCAAAAGACACAGTTATATTAACATGTGGTTGTGCAAAATATAGATTCATTAAATTAGACTTAGGAGACATAGATGGAATCCCAAGAGTATTAGATGCTGGGCAGTGTAACGACAGCTATTCATTAGCAGTAGTTGCATTGAAGTTGAAAGAAGTTCTTGGGTTAGAGGACATAAATGAACTCCCAATTGCTTACAACATTGCATGGTATGAGCAAAAAGCAGTAGCTGTATTATTGGCATTGCTCTACTTAGGAGTTAAGAATATAGTATTAGGTCCTACGTTACCTGCTTTCTTATCACCAAATGTAGCAAAAGTATTAGTCGAGAAGTTTGGAATTTCAACAATCTCAACAGTTGATGAAGATATTAAGAGATTAGTTGGGTAA
- a CDS encoding 4Fe-4S dicluster domain-containing protein, with protein MKITRYRVEVDQDKCIGYEECGLCIKACEENILIPDPKTKKVKVNKEREIYCDGIGSCLDVCPVDAIKIIKEEVEVDEHHSHSGHKCPGSMAMTLKRDRKSDEDDNVEMGSELTNWPIQLHLLNPMAPYFKNAELVISADCVPFAYANFHKKFLKGKVLAIGCPKLDDTSEYAEKIRAIVKLNNIKKVDVVIMSVPCCHGLYALVKKALDGLDCEIKRHIISIDGKAL; from the coding sequence ATGAAAATAACAAGATATAGAGTCGAAGTTGACCAGGATAAATGTATTGGTTATGAAGAGTGTGGGCTATGTATTAAAGCATGTGAAGAAAATATTCTAATTCCAGACCCAAAAACTAAAAAGGTTAAGGTTAACAAAGAGAGAGAAATTTATTGCGATGGAATAGGCTCATGTTTGGACGTATGTCCAGTTGATGCAATAAAAATAATAAAAGAAGAAGTGGAAGTTGATGAGCATCATTCACATTCAGGACATAAATGCCCAGGTTCAATGGCAATGACGTTGAAAAGGGATAGGAAATCAGACGAAGACGATAATGTAGAGATGGGCTCAGAATTAACAAACTGGCCTATACAACTCCATTTATTAAATCCAATGGCTCCATATTTTAAAAATGCCGAACTCGTTATTTCAGCAGATTGTGTTCCATTTGCATATGCAAACTTCCATAAAAAATTCCTAAAAGGGAAAGTTCTTGCCATTGGATGTCCTAAGTTGGATGATACTTCCGAATATGCAGAGAAAATAAGGGCAATCGTCAAACTCAATAACATTAAAAAAGTTGATGTTGTTATAATGAGCGTTCCTTGCTGTCATGGATTGTATGCTTTGGTAAAAAAAGCACTTGATGGACTTGATTGTGAAATAAAAAGGCATATCATTTCAATCGATGGAAAAGCGTTATGA
- a CDS encoding CGGC domain-containing protein — protein sequence MTKVAILRCDSAAKTCPAVGCVTAALNKKDTFKDYDNVELVTIITCGGCPGRLGLNQIKQLIEKHGVEVVHFATCMSALKPKCIYAEELKEEVEKMGAKVVIGSHF from the coding sequence GTGACAAAAGTAGCAATTTTAAGATGTGACAGTGCAGCAAAGACATGTCCTGCAGTAGGTTGTGTTACAGCAGCATTAAACAAAAAAGACACATTTAAAGACTACGACAATGTTGAACTTGTAACCATAATAACATGCGGAGGATGCCCAGGAAGATTGGGATTAAACCAAATAAAACAATTAATAGAAAAACATGGGGTAGAAGTCGTTCATTTTGCAACATGTATGAGTGCACTTAAACCAAAATGTATATACGCTGAAGAATTGAAAGAAGAAGTTGAAAAGATGGGAGCAAAAGTTGTAATTGGTTCCCACTTCTAA
- a CDS encoding CopG family ribbon-helix-helix protein, with protein MVNVERISISFSKYLLKEIDNVVKKKGYSSRSELIRDAVRKHVLESNSLDKEGNISGIIIVVYTPTKESMEKMSRLYFEYNEVVKSINQSYITTSCGKNKKVEIFVVDGDAKKISEFYDEISKIDGKIYDKVIVF; from the coding sequence ATGGTAAACGTTGAAAGAATCAGCATATCATTTTCAAAATATCTTTTAAAAGAGATAGATAATGTTGTTAAAAAGAAAGGGTATTCAAGTAGAAGTGAATTAATAAGAGATGCAGTGAGAAAGCATGTTTTAGAAAGTAACTCATTAGATAAGGAAGGGAATATTAGTGGGATTATTATTGTTGTTTATACTCCAACAAAAGAGTCAATGGAAAAAATGAGTAGGCTATATTTTGAGTATAATGAGGTAGTTAAATCAATAAACCAATCATATATAACAACTTCATGTGGAAAAAATAAAAAGGTAGAAATTTTTGTTGTTGACGGTGATGCAAAGAAAATATCCGAATTTTATGATGAAATTTCAAAAATTGATGGGAAAATATACGATAAAGTTATTGTGTTTTAA
- a CDS encoding NAD(P)-binding protein, whose amino-acid sequence MRIGIVGGGLGGLLTAALLSKNHDVVIFEKLPFVGGRFTNIEYKGFQLTTGALHMIPHGNDGYLARLLRECGCNVKIINSNPDGLFRVNGKDYAYKDLFNLVGLKDKLKALKMAANLKIGNVDKSMSFGEFLESVDLALKVGNAFTGWALSLTAYETPMEEIIEIAKNYHKFGGPGIPIGGCKGVIDELVRAIKNNNGIIKVECEVKSIEIEDDKAYVIGEELNEEFDVVVSNLSPKLTEKISNVKIIKGKEPRPSKGIKICVATKEGLIKHNGVLFTPECERINGLNQVTNVDKSLAPEGYHLVMTHQTQLTNNVKKEIDLGLEDIERLFNGKDYEILHIQSYRDEWPVNHASNGTDLDNIVNDKLYLVGDGAKGKGGIEVEGIAMGVMKVVEYINSLNKTKK is encoded by the coding sequence ATGAGAATTGGTATCGTTGGTGGTGGTTTAGGCGGACTTTTAACTGCTGCCTTATTATCAAAGAACCACGATGTTGTTATTTTTGAGAAATTGCCCTTTGTTGGAGGTAGATTTACAAATATTGAATATAAAGGATTTCAACTAACTACTGGAGCTTTACACATGATTCCACATGGAAATGATGGATATTTGGCGAGATTGTTGAGAGAATGTGGATGTAATGTTAAAATAATAAATTCAAATCCAGATGGACTTTTTAGGGTGAATGGCAAAGATTATGCATACAAAGACCTTTTCAACCTTGTAGGTTTGAAAGATAAATTAAAAGCTCTAAAAATGGCAGCAAATTTAAAAATAGGTAATGTTGATAAAAGTATGTCTTTTGGAGAGTTTTTGGAAAGTGTAGATTTGGCGTTAAAGGTTGGAAATGCATTTACTGGATGGGCATTGAGTTTAACTGCCTACGAAACACCGATGGAAGAGATTATTGAGATAGCAAAAAACTACCATAAGTTTGGAGGACCTGGAATTCCAATTGGAGGTTGTAAGGGAGTTATTGATGAACTCGTTAGGGCTATAAAAAATAATAATGGTATTATAAAGGTTGAGTGTGAAGTGAAAAGCATTGAAATTGAAGATGATAAAGCCTACGTTATTGGAGAGGAACTCAACGAGGAGTTTGATGTTGTTGTTAGCAATCTATCTCCAAAACTAACAGAAAAAATCTCAAATGTAAAGATAATAAAAGGAAAAGAGCCAAGACCATCAAAAGGAATAAAGATATGCGTTGCTACAAAAGAGGGATTAATAAAGCATAATGGAGTTCTTTTCACTCCTGAGTGCGAGAGGATTAATGGCTTAAACCAAGTAACCAATGTGGATAAATCTCTCGCTCCTGAGGGTTACCATTTAGTTATGACACACCAAACACAACTAACAAACAACGTAAAAAAGGAGATTGATTTAGGCCTTGAGGATATTGAGAGGTTATTTAACGGCAAAGATTATGAGATATTGCATATCCAATCTTATAGGGATGAATGGCCAGTAAATCATGCATCAAATGGAACAGATTTGGATAATATTGTAAATGATAAGTTATATTTGGTAGGAGACGGAGCAAAAGGAAAAGGTGGAATTGAGGTTGAAGGCATTGCGATGGGTGTTATGAAGGTTGTTGAATACATTAATTCGTTGAACAAAACCAAAAAATAA
- a CDS encoding DUF1786 domain-containing protein yields the protein MEVLCIDIGKGTQDILYIDTNKNIENSIKLILPSPTVILAEKIKKMNEDLKIDGVIMGGGPVNKAISEHIKKGFKVEISENAARTIRDDLEEVKKKGIIIKESIENPNVIFRDLDFDMLKNIFTSIGKEFNPDFVCVACQDHGFVKGQSDRITRFKYFENKLKETKDPYKFYFEEKTDYFSRFDAILETLKENNYKGFVMDSKIASICGILNYAKENGIDEFIGLDIGNGHTLGVSIKDGKIMGLFEHHTRLLTPKKLKNIVDKLANGTLTNEEIFNDNGHGAVVLDSINPEEILIAGPNREMFKDYGKYAYPGGDVMITGCVGLYDVLKSIKGF from the coding sequence ATGGAAGTTTTGTGCATAGATATTGGAAAAGGGACACAAGATATTCTATACATAGACACCAACAAAAATATTGAGAACTCCATAAAGCTAATTCTCCCATCTCCGACAGTAATTTTGGCAGAAAAGATAAAGAAAATGAATGAAGATTTAAAGATAGATGGAGTTATAATGGGAGGGGGCCCCGTAAATAAGGCAATAAGTGAGCATATAAAAAAAGGGTTTAAAGTTGAGATATCAGAAAATGCAGCAAGAACGATAAGGGATGATTTGGAAGAGGTAAAAAAGAAGGGAATAATAATTAAAGAAAGTATAGAGAACCCAAACGTCATTTTTAGAGATTTGGATTTTGACATGCTAAAAAATATATTCACATCAATAGGTAAGGAATTTAATCCTGACTTTGTGTGTGTGGCGTGCCAAGACCATGGTTTTGTTAAGGGGCAGAGTGACAGAATTACAAGGTTCAAATATTTTGAAAATAAGTTAAAAGAAACAAAAGACCCGTATAAATTTTACTTTGAAGAAAAAACAGATTATTTTTCAAGGTTTGATGCAATCTTAGAAACATTAAAAGAGAACAACTACAAAGGATTTGTAATGGATAGTAAGATCGCCTCTATATGTGGAATTTTAAACTATGCAAAGGAAAATGGCATTGATGAATTTATTGGTTTGGATATTGGTAATGGTCATACGTTAGGAGTTTCTATAAAAGATGGAAAAATTATGGGGTTATTTGAGCATCACACAAGACTTTTAACCCCTAAAAAATTAAAAAACATTGTCGATAAATTGGCAAATGGAACATTAACAAACGAAGAGATATTTAATGATAATGGCCATGGGGCCGTGGTTTTAGACAGCATAAATCCCGAAGAAATTTTAATTGCTGGACCAAATAGAGAGATGTTTAAAGATTATGGAAAATACGCCTATCCGGGTGGAGATGTGATGATTACTGGATGTGTTGGGTTATATGACGTGTTAAAATCTATAAAGGGGTTCTGA
- a CDS encoding zinc protease, whose translation MSMDNLFRFSKKELIDLVVSTFAIAIIFAWPRGFSFDLWFFILLIIYLFTVGTGFILHELAHRTVARHFGAWSEFRAWYEGLALGLILKIILGFTFIAPGAVYIYKDYLTTEENGIIALAGPLTNIALAFLFLILNIPIISDIGYYVNLFLAAFNMLPIPPFDGSKVIHWNILVWAIVAIPLFLWAFGLF comes from the coding sequence ATGAGTATGGATAATTTATTCAGGTTTAGTAAAAAGGAATTAATTGATTTGGTAGTATCTACTTTTGCAATTGCTATAATATTTGCATGGCCAAGAGGATTTTCATTTGATTTGTGGTTTTTTATCTTACTTATTATTTATTTATTTACTGTTGGAACTGGGTTTATATTGCACGAGTTGGCACATAGAACAGTTGCAAGGCATTTTGGGGCATGGAGTGAATTTAGAGCATGGTATGAAGGTTTGGCATTAGGACTTATATTAAAAATAATACTTGGTTTTACGTTTATTGCTCCTGGGGCAGTTTATATATATAAAGATTACCTCACAACCGAAGAAAATGGGATTATAGCATTAGCAGGGCCGTTAACAAACATTGCGTTAGCATTTTTATTTTTAATATTAAACATCCCAATAATTTCTGATATAGGATATTATGTCAATCTATTCCTTGCAGCATTTAACATGTTGCCTATTCCCCCATTTGATGGTTCAAAGGTTATACACTGGAATATTTTAGTTTGGGCAATTGTTGCAATCCCTCTGTTCTTATGGGCATTTGGACTTTTCTAA
- a CDS encoding phosphatase PAP2 family protein: MTLEKNTRFVKFAEIVSKAFPFLAIAAFPCIMSDIKDLVTLALIPAIIWILWAKIRNQKWDIPDRNERMIPLIIMAIYGLILVIIEPSFLSKFYLTNILSILIITSFWKISIHCYGLSAIITALIKSNQICGDLPYIIIFIYLGFLIFTMWSRIYLEKHTPLQVIMGTLLGFGQNLIFLYFFAN, from the coding sequence ATGACCTTGGAAAAAAATACAAGATTCGTTAAATTCGCAGAGATTGTCTCAAAGGCATTTCCTTTTTTAGCCATAGCAGCCTTTCCGTGTATAATGTCGGATATTAAGGATTTGGTAACTTTAGCATTGATTCCAGCTATAATTTGGATTTTGTGGGCAAAAATTAGAAATCAAAAATGGGATATTCCAGATAGAAATGAAAGGATGATCCCACTAATTATAATGGCAATATATGGTCTTATATTAGTTATTATTGAACCAAGTTTCCTATCAAAATTTTATTTAACTAATATTTTATCTATATTAATAATAACCTCATTCTGGAAGATAAGCATACATTGTTATGGACTCTCAGCAATAATAACAGCTCTAATCAAGTCAAATCAAATTTGTGGAGATTTGCCATATATAATAATTTTTATCTATCTTGGGTTCCTCATATTTACGATGTGGTCACGTATATATTTGGAGAAACACACGCCCTTACAAGTTATTATGGGGACTTTATTGGGATTTGGGCAAAATTTGATATTTTTATATTTCTTTGCTAATTAA
- a CDS encoding prephenate dehydrogenase, with product MKNYKISIIGGTDGLGKWFAKYLRNKGFDVTVTGRDIAKGKSVEKELGVKFTNNNIEAAKEGDIVIIAVPINVTERVIKEVAPHVREGCLLMDITSIKEIPSKTMEEYAKEGVTVIPTHPMFGPSTPSLMRQVVILTPSEKHMKSEWFRKVKDFLEKEGARVIIIKPEEHDRIMGVVQGLTHFAYISLGATLKELGVNIKESRKYASPIYELMIYIIGRIIGQNPYLYADIQMHNPQIKHIHETFISQCNLIKSIVEKKDREGFVKLMKEAAKHFGNEAKRGVSYSDKAVFALTKEMEKLSKMKGKEVGLKHIYSGNVHYGILKDVDGDYIIIEKNGKEIKLSTSNVMVMEEEELKKWKNENLPKYYRDISILFKKEVNENIILDLLKNKFDIEIIDVYEGEKIEEGFKSITFRIYAFENVEEKEKEFLKIIENIGGRRRFK from the coding sequence ATGAAAAACTACAAAATTTCAATAATTGGAGGTACTGATGGTCTTGGAAAATGGTTTGCCAAATATTTAAGAAATAAGGGCTTTGATGTGACCGTTACAGGGAGGGATATAGCAAAGGGAAAAAGTGTTGAGAAAGAGTTAGGAGTCAAATTTACAAACAATAACATAGAGGCTGCAAAAGAAGGAGATATTGTTATCATAGCGGTTCCAATAAATGTTACTGAAAGAGTTATAAAAGAAGTTGCTCCGCACGTTAGAGAAGGTTGTTTGCTGATGGATATAACATCAATAAAAGAAATCCCCTCAAAGACAATGGAAGAGTATGCAAAAGAAGGGGTTACTGTTATTCCAACACACCCAATGTTTGGTCCTTCCACCCCATCCCTAATGAGGCAGGTTGTTATATTAACTCCTTCTGAAAAACACATGAAAAGTGAATGGTTTAGAAAGGTTAAAGATTTCCTTGAAAAGGAAGGAGCAAGGGTAATTATAATAAAACCAGAAGAACATGATAGAATTATGGGAGTTGTGCAAGGATTAACGCATTTTGCGTACATCTCATTGGGGGCAACATTAAAGGAATTAGGGGTTAATATAAAGGAATCAAGGAAATACGCGTCTCCAATTTACGAATTGATGATATATATAATTGGGAGGATTATTGGGCAGAATCCATACCTATATGCAGATATCCAAATGCATAACCCACAAATAAAGCATATTCATGAAACATTCATAAGTCAGTGTAATTTGATAAAAAGTATTGTAGAAAAGAAGGATAGAGAAGGATTTGTAAAATTAATGAAAGAAGCGGCAAAGCACTTTGGAAATGAGGCAAAAAGGGGGGTAAGTTATTCAGATAAGGCAGTATTTGCACTAACAAAGGAAATGGAAAAACTATCAAAAATGAAAGGAAAAGAAGTAGGGTTAAAGCATATTTACTCAGGAAATGTTCATTATGGTATTTTAAAGGATGTTGATGGAGACTACATAATAATTGAGAAAAATGGAAAAGAAATAAAGCTCAGCACATCAAATGTCATGGTTATGGAAGAGGAGGAATTAAAAAAATGGAAAAATGAAAATCTGCCAAAATACTACAGGGATATTTCTATATTGTTTAAGAAGGAGGTTAATGAAAATATCATCTTAGATTTGCTAAAAAACAAATTTGATATTGAAATTATAGACGTCTATGAGGGAGAAAAAATAGAAGAAGGGTTTAAAAGCATAACTTTCAGAATCTATGCGTTTGAAAATGTTGAGGAAAAAGAAAAAGAATTTTTAAAGATTATAGAAAATATTGGGGGAAGAAGGAGATTTAAATAA
- a CDS encoding ATP-binding protein — MAVEIIVDREKCIGCGKCYDVCPKGPLIWKKDEDGKYYAYSVEYCHNCKFCAGRCPTNAIQVLVKKNEK; from the coding sequence ATGGCTGTTGAAATTATCGTAGATAGAGAAAAATGTATCGGATGTGGAAAATGCTATGATGTATGCCCAAAAGGCCCATTAATTTGGAAAAAAGATGAAGATGGGAAGTATTACGCTTATTCTGTTGAATATTGCCATAACTGTAAATTCTGTGCTGGAAGATGTCCTACAAATGCCATACAGGTTTTAGTAAAAAAGAATGAAAAATAA
- a CDS encoding AsnC family transcriptional regulator: MDAKDMKILEILMKDGRKPFTEIAKELNTSESSIRKRVRKMEKEGIIKGYIAVIDPSKIGYNVVALTGFDTDPQNFLMVAKKLCEFEEVKKVYTSTGDHMIMAEIWAKDGQELTNIIFNKIGKIEGIKKVCPAIILEQLK; the protein is encoded by the coding sequence TTGGATGCAAAGGACATGAAGATATTAGAGATCCTTATGAAAGATGGAAGGAAGCCATTTACAGAAATTGCGAAAGAGTTGAATACAAGTGAAAGTTCTATTAGAAAAAGGGTAAGAAAAATGGAAAAAGAAGGAATAATAAAAGGTTACATTGCAGTAATAGATCCATCAAAGATAGGATATAATGTTGTCGCTTTGACCGGATTTGATACTGACCCCCAGAATTTTTTAATGGTAGCAAAAAAATTGTGCGAATTTGAGGAAGTAAAGAAAGTATATACTTCAACAGGAGACCACATGATAATGGCCGAGATTTGGGCAAAAGATGGGCAAGAGCTGACAAATATAATATTTAACAAGATTGGAAAGATAGAGGGTATAAAAAAGGTATGTCCAGCGATTATTTTGGAGCAGTTAAAATAA
- a CDS encoding ferritin-like domain-containing protein, protein MELELINEHKIGVTKGTELEKEVQANFEGECKEVGLYLAMARQAQREGLPEVAEVLMRIAMEEAEHAAHFAEMNGIISENLKENIEMMLKGECMANKEKKAAATKAKELGIDPAHDFFDESSRDEARHAKMLKGILDRYFK, encoded by the coding sequence ATGGAGTTGGAGTTAATAAATGAACACAAAATAGGAGTAACAAAAGGAACAGAGTTAGAAAAAGAAGTCCAAGCAAACTTTGAGGGGGAGTGTAAAGAAGTTGGGTTATACTTAGCAATGGCAAGACAGGCACAAAGAGAAGGATTGCCAGAGGTTGCTGAAGTTTTAATGAGAATTGCAATGGAAGAGGCTGAACACGCTGCACACTTTGCTGAGATGAATGGAATTATCTCAGAGAATTTAAAAGAGAACATTGAAATGATGTTAAAAGGAGAATGTATGGCAAACAAAGAGAAAAAAGCTGCTGCAACCAAAGCAAAAGAATTAGGTATTGATCCAGCTCATGACTTCTTTGATGAAAGTTCAAGAGATGAAGCAAGACATGCAAAAATGTTAAAAGGGATATTAGACAGATACTTCAAATAA
- a CDS encoding bacteriohemerythrin — MKEIIKWDKSLETGIRAFDEEHKFLVKTLNEIYNLLEKGNKDEAKNILKKRVVEYAAKHFKHEEEIMEKYGYPNLERHKKTHEIFVKTVIEKLLPEIEKGSEEDFRSALSFLVGWLTMHIGKPDKDYGEWFKEKGITIDEDPIIID; from the coding sequence ATGAAAGAAATTATTAAGTGGGATAAATCTTTAGAAACAGGTATTAGGGCATTTGATGAAGAACATAAATTTTTAGTAAAAACATTAAATGAAATTTATAACCTATTGGAAAAAGGAAATAAAGATGAAGCAAAAAATATTCTAAAAAAGAGAGTTGTAGAATACGCTGCAAAACATTTCAAACACGAAGAGGAAATTATGGAAAAGTATGGATATCCAAATTTAGAAAGGCATAAAAAAACACATGAAATATTTGTTAAAACAGTTATAGAGAAATTACTTCCAGAGATTGAAAAAGGTTCAGAGGAGGATTTTAGAAGTGCCTTATCTTTCTTGGTGGGATGGTTAACTATGCACATTGGAAAGCCCGATAAGGATTATGGAGAGTGGTTTAAAGAGAAAGGTATTACTATTGATGAAGACCCTATCATCATAGATTAA